A window from Gemmatimonadales bacterium encodes these proteins:
- a CDS encoding glycosyltransferase, whose product MSTTPAVTVLMAVHNGARDLRAAIESILAQTFADFEFLIVDDGSDDGSREIVASYPDPRIRRIDNERNLGLSASLNRGLAAAAGELVARQDADDISEPSRLATQVRFLMQHPDTAVVGSWYTKIDADGVELGRRELPADPVAIRWAMLFHCPLVHSAVTFRRGLLARTTGFYDESFAYAQDYELWSRVARRLPMANVPAYLLRLRVSPWSMTATYGERTLEGPRVSLANIGALRGSGQGPSAGYAGRLAVMQALLLGGALPDDASEGGGAGLADAIREILTLHDDFRRAEGLERGAGDALRRDVEARVAGRLLALAAEPASARSGRAGALLGAAWRVRPSALASTAGVRAAVRAGVGALAGRGA is encoded by the coding sequence ATGAGCACCACGCCCGCCGTGACCGTGCTCATGGCCGTGCACAACGGCGCGCGCGACCTCCGCGCGGCCATCGAGAGCATCCTGGCGCAGACGTTCGCCGACTTCGAGTTCCTGATCGTGGACGACGGATCGGACGACGGCTCGCGCGAGATCGTCGCGTCGTACCCTGACCCGCGCATTCGCCGGATCGACAACGAGCGGAACCTCGGGCTCTCGGCGAGCCTCAATCGCGGGCTCGCCGCGGCCGCGGGCGAGCTGGTGGCGCGACAGGACGCGGACGACATCTCTGAGCCGAGCCGCCTCGCGACGCAGGTGAGGTTTCTGATGCAGCACCCGGATACGGCGGTGGTCGGCTCCTGGTACACCAAGATCGATGCGGACGGCGTCGAGCTGGGCCGGCGCGAGCTGCCGGCCGACCCGGTCGCGATACGCTGGGCCATGCTCTTTCATTGTCCGCTGGTACACAGCGCCGTCACATTCCGGCGTGGGCTGCTCGCCCGGACGACGGGGTTCTACGACGAGTCGTTCGCGTACGCGCAGGACTACGAGCTCTGGTCGCGGGTGGCGCGCCGGCTCCCGATGGCGAACGTCCCCGCGTATCTGCTCCGCCTTCGGGTGAGCCCCTGGTCGATGACCGCGACCTACGGGGAGCGGACGCTCGAGGGTCCACGCGTGAGCCTCGCCAACATCGGGGCGCTGCGCGGCTCGGGTCAGGGGCCGTCGGCGGGGTATGCCGGCCGGCTCGCGGTAATGCAGGCGCTGCTGCTCGGCGGAGCGCTTCCCGATGATGCAAGTGAAGGCGGGGGCGCGGGGCTCGCGGACGCTATCCGGGAAATCCTTACGCTCCACGACGACTTCCGCCGGGCCGAGGGACTCGAGCGCGGCGCGGGGGACGCGCTCCGACGCGACGTCGAGGCGCGCGTGGCGGGCCGACTGTTGGCGCTCGCGGCCGAGCCGGCGTCGGCGCGATCGGGCCGGGCCGGCGCGCTGCTCGGCGCCGCATGGCGGGTACGACCGAGCGCGCTCGCCTCGACGGCGGGCGTGCGCGCCGCGGTGCGCGCGGGGGTCGGCGCGTTGGCGGGGCGCGGGGCATGA
- a CDS encoding glycosyltransferase — MRDGPAGIGGSDDDGADLERAHCHGADAERADAEPARELERLRLENQRLWARLEDHRQAGFALRKAAWACWHALAGRVRAINGAWRNPFGKQPAGFTPHAIHIVGAVEQHRPRIVHALGNAHLGGSTQLVVDLIERLGHRFDQRVLARDVPATAAYAGLPLDEVPAWRGANHARSWLARARPDLLHVHFLGHHHDYDGAEDWRWYHRILEAARALGCPVIENINIPVAPYASDTVRRYVYVSDYVRTRFALAGAPNVTIHPGSDLARFSRAPGDLPPDDCAGMVYRLEGDKLDARAIDVFTEIVRRRSASRALIVGGGHFLPLYRRRVADAGLADRIEFTDYVSYDALPGQYRRLSVFVAPVHTESFGQVAPFAMSMGIPVVGWDVGALAEILGDRSGLAPPGDVGALADLAVALLDDRTRRLERGAELRARAADLFSVERMIERYGALYDELLGAGPAPTP; from the coding sequence ATGCGGGACGGCCCGGCCGGCATCGGTGGCTCGGATGACGATGGCGCAGACCTCGAGCGCGCGCATTGCCATGGCGCGGATGCCGAGCGCGCGGACGCTGAGCCCGCGCGCGAGCTCGAGCGGCTGCGGCTCGAAAACCAGCGGCTCTGGGCGCGGCTCGAGGACCATCGGCAGGCGGGTTTTGCGCTTCGAAAAGCGGCATGGGCGTGCTGGCACGCGCTGGCGGGCCGGGTGCGCGCGATCAACGGTGCCTGGCGCAACCCGTTCGGCAAACAGCCGGCCGGGTTCACGCCGCACGCTATACACATCGTCGGCGCGGTGGAGCAACACCGCCCCAGGATCGTGCACGCGCTCGGCAACGCGCACCTGGGCGGCTCGACGCAACTCGTGGTGGACCTCATCGAGCGGCTGGGCCATCGGTTCGACCAGCGCGTGCTCGCGCGCGATGTGCCGGCGACCGCGGCATACGCGGGCCTCCCGCTGGACGAAGTGCCCGCCTGGCGCGGTGCGAATCACGCGCGCTCGTGGCTCGCGCGCGCGCGGCCCGACCTCCTCCACGTGCACTTCCTCGGCCATCATCACGACTACGATGGCGCGGAAGACTGGCGCTGGTACCATCGGATCTTGGAGGCCGCGCGCGCGCTGGGCTGCCCGGTGATCGAGAACATCAACATTCCCGTCGCGCCGTACGCGTCGGACACCGTCCGCCGGTACGTGTACGTGAGCGACTACGTCCGCACGCGCTTCGCGCTGGCGGGCGCCCCGAACGTCACCATCCATCCCGGCTCCGATCTCGCCCGCTTCTCGCGCGCGCCCGGCGACCTCCCGCCGGACGATTGCGCCGGCATGGTCTATCGCCTCGAGGGCGACAAGCTCGACGCCCGCGCGATCGATGTCTTCACCGAGATCGTGCGGCGCCGGTCGGCAAGCCGGGCGCTGATCGTAGGGGGCGGGCACTTCCTGCCCCTCTACCGGCGCCGCGTGGCCGACGCCGGGCTCGCCGACAGGATCGAGTTCACCGACTACGTGTCCTACGACGCGCTACCGGGGCAGTATCGGCGGCTCAGCGTGTTCGTGGCGCCGGTGCACACCGAGAGCTTCGGGCAGGTGGCGCCGTTCGCGATGAGCATGGGGATTCCGGTGGTGGGCTGGGATGTGGGCGCCCTCGCCGAAATTCTGGGCGACCGCTCCGGGCTCGCACCTCCCGGCGACGTGGGCGCGCTGGCAGACCTCGCGGTCGCCTTGCTCGACGACCGCACGCGGCGGCTTGAGCGCGGGGCCGAGCTGCGCGCCCGCGCGGCCGATCTGTTCTCGGTGGAGCGCATGATCGAGCGCTACGGTGCGCTCTACGACGAGCTGTTGGGCGCCGGCCCGGCGCCAACGCCATGA
- a CDS encoding polysaccharide ABC transporter ATP-binding protein, which produces MGGHAIRAEGLGKRYRVGRLRRRGTLRDLVSDAAREGVRRLARGQAAGQGAADWIWALKDVSFTVASGRVLGIVGGNGAGKSTLLKILSRITEPTEGQAEIHGRIGSLLEVGTGFHSELTGRDNIFLSGAILGMRRAEIVRRFDAIVEFAEVARFLDTPIKHYSSGMQMRLAFAVAAHLEPEILLVDEVLAVGDAAFQRKCLGKMSLVAGEGRTVLFVSHNMAAVERLCDDAIWLRDGCIVAAGSASDTVARYLASSATTETDHCWPDPAHAPGNAAVRLRRALLRPASEAESAGEGDAAGPPITIRTPFVMEFEYWNLHEGARLNLSVQVFNEDGVMVFNGSPLVEAHWHGRPFPVGLFRTACAVPGDLLNTGLHRVELLVVRDQANIIYRHPDVLAFQVQDDIEMRQDYHGKWPGVVRPPLDWRTELVREGMPERDARADARAAGG; this is translated from the coding sequence GTGGGCGGTCACGCGATCCGGGCGGAGGGCCTGGGGAAGCGCTATCGCGTGGGCCGCCTCCGCCGCCGCGGCACGCTGCGCGATCTCGTATCGGACGCTGCCCGCGAAGGCGTCCGCCGCCTTGCGCGCGGCCAAGCCGCCGGCCAGGGCGCGGCGGACTGGATCTGGGCGCTCAAGGACGTGTCGTTCACAGTGGCCTCGGGCCGCGTGCTCGGGATCGTGGGCGGGAACGGCGCGGGCAAGAGCACGCTGCTCAAGATCCTGTCGCGCATCACCGAGCCGACCGAAGGCCAGGCGGAAATTCACGGGCGGATCGGCTCGCTGCTCGAGGTGGGCACCGGCTTCCATTCCGAGCTCACGGGCCGCGACAACATCTTCCTGAGTGGCGCCATCCTTGGCATGCGGCGGGCAGAGATCGTGCGGCGGTTCGACGCGATCGTCGAGTTTGCCGAGGTGGCCCGGTTCCTCGACACGCCCATCAAGCACTACTCGAGCGGCATGCAGATGCGGCTCGCGTTTGCCGTCGCCGCGCATCTCGAGCCGGAAATCCTGCTGGTGGACGAGGTGCTGGCGGTGGGCGACGCGGCGTTCCAGCGGAAGTGCCTGGGGAAGATGAGCCTCGTGGCCGGCGAAGGGCGGACCGTGCTCTTCGTGAGCCACAACATGGCCGCGGTCGAGCGGCTCTGCGACGACGCCATCTGGCTCCGCGACGGCTGCATCGTCGCAGCCGGAAGCGCGAGCGACACGGTGGCCCGGTATCTCGCCTCGTCGGCAACGACGGAAACGGACCATTGCTGGCCCGACCCCGCGCATGCGCCGGGCAACGCCGCGGTCCGCCTCCGGCGCGCCCTGCTCCGGCCCGCGAGCGAGGCGGAATCCGCGGGAGAGGGGGACGCCGCCGGACCGCCGATCACGATCCGGACGCCGTTCGTGATGGAATTCGAGTACTGGAACTTGCATGAAGGCGCGCGCCTCAATCTGAGCGTCCAGGTATTCAACGAGGATGGCGTGATGGTGTTCAACGGGTCCCCACTGGTTGAGGCGCATTGGCACGGCCGCCCCTTCCCGGTGGGACTCTTCCGCACCGCCTGCGCCGTGCCGGGCGACCTGCTCAACACGGGCCTGCACCGGGTCGAGCTACTTGTAGTGCGCGACCAGGCGAACATCATCTACCGGCACCCCGACGTGCTCGCCTTCCAGGTGCAGGACGACATCGAGATGCGGCAGGACTACCACGGCAAGTGGCCGGGCGTCGTGCGTCCCCCGCTCGACTGGCGCACCGAGCTGGTGCGCGAGGGGATGCCGGAGCGCGATGCGCGGGCGGATGCGCGCGCGGCGGGCGGGTGA
- a CDS encoding ABC transporter permease gives MAVSGAIAGAERTDPPTVLIRPSRGWPAPDLGELRGHHELLYFLVWRTLKVRYKQTALGAGWAVAQPFLTMIVFSVFFGRLARIPSNGDPYPVFAYTALVPWTFFATALAGASNSLVEHERMLTKVYFPRLLLPLAAVCASLVDFAIAFVVLLGLLAWYGIAPGAQALTLPLLVALAFCTALAVGLWLAAVNVQYRDVRHVTPFLVQLWLFVSPVAYPTSLVPERWRALYGLNPMAGVVDGFRWALLDRGEPPPATVMAASAVAVALLLVGGLFYFRRMERTFADVV, from the coding sequence ATGGCGGTGAGCGGCGCTATCGCGGGCGCGGAACGCACCGACCCGCCAACCGTCCTGATCCGCCCCTCGCGCGGGTGGCCGGCGCCCGATCTCGGCGAACTCCGCGGCCATCACGAGCTGCTCTACTTCCTGGTGTGGCGCACTCTCAAGGTGCGCTACAAGCAGACCGCGCTTGGTGCCGGGTGGGCTGTCGCGCAGCCGTTCCTCACGATGATCGTGTTCAGCGTCTTCTTCGGCCGCCTCGCGCGCATTCCATCGAACGGCGATCCGTATCCCGTGTTCGCCTACACCGCGCTCGTGCCGTGGACGTTCTTCGCCACTGCGCTCGCCGGCGCGAGCAACAGCCTGGTGGAGCACGAACGCATGCTCACCAAGGTGTACTTCCCTCGGCTGCTGCTCCCCCTCGCGGCGGTGTGCGCCAGCCTGGTGGATTTCGCGATCGCGTTCGTCGTGCTGCTCGGGCTGCTCGCCTGGTACGGCATCGCGCCCGGCGCGCAGGCGCTCACGCTGCCGCTCCTGGTCGCCCTGGCCTTCTGCACCGCCCTCGCGGTGGGCCTCTGGCTCGCGGCCGTCAACGTGCAGTATCGCGACGTCCGCCATGTGACGCCGTTCCTCGTGCAGCTTTGGCTGTTCGTGAGCCCGGTGGCGTATCCCACGAGCCTCGTGCCGGAGCGCTGGCGCGCGCTCTACGGGCTCAACCCGATGGCGGGCGTGGTGGACGGGTTCCGCTGGGCGTTGCTGGATCGAGGGGAGCCGCCGCCCGCGACCGTAATGGCGGCGAGCGCGGTGGCGGTGGCGCTACTCCTTGTCGGCGGGTTGTTCTACTTCCGGCGCATGGAACGCACTTTCGCGGACGTGGTCTGA
- a CDS encoding glycosyltransferase, protein MQAPASSPSAGPIRRISVIIPARNEAALIGRVVAAVLAHEPPNAELEVLVVDDGSSDDTCALARAAGARVIELRGTGGNPAAARNRGAAASSGDPIIFLDADCVPAHTWLAALLEAHARGATVVGGSLDLPPGLPPSARCDYYCGWYLVHSRRPAGFVPHHPPPNLSVRREAFQSTSGFSERPPLNYTNEERAWQGELLRAGHRIWFEPSAIAFHYNRPGLRQLLRRNYRWAFTAVESKSQTGAARYAWLYRYPRLLIVASPALAVAHTAFIVGCWVRAGVLEPVLMLPMIFASRLAYCAGMAAGGLRWLRARETGASSYAPTWR, encoded by the coding sequence GTGCAGGCGCCCGCGTCCTCGCCTAGCGCCGGTCCCATCCGTCGAATCTCCGTCATCATCCCGGCGCGGAACGAGGCGGCGCTCATCGGGCGCGTCGTTGCTGCCGTGCTGGCCCATGAGCCCCCGAACGCCGAACTCGAGGTGCTCGTGGTGGACGACGGGTCCAGCGACGACACCTGTGCGTTGGCACGGGCGGCGGGCGCGCGGGTCATTGAGTTGCGCGGCACCGGGGGGAACCCGGCGGCGGCACGCAACCGCGGCGCGGCGGCGTCGAGCGGCGACCCGATCATCTTTCTGGATGCGGACTGCGTCCCCGCGCACACATGGCTCGCCGCGTTGCTCGAGGCGCATGCGCGCGGCGCCACGGTGGTGGGCGGATCGCTCGACCTGCCGCCGGGGCTCCCGCCCAGCGCGCGCTGTGACTACTACTGCGGGTGGTATCTCGTCCATTCCCGCCGGCCCGCCGGGTTCGTCCCCCACCACCCGCCGCCGAATCTGAGCGTACGGCGGGAGGCGTTCCAATCGACCTCGGGCTTCAGCGAGCGGCCCCCGCTCAACTACACCAACGAAGAGCGGGCGTGGCAGGGGGAGCTGCTGCGCGCGGGGCACCGCATCTGGTTCGAGCCGAGCGCGATCGCGTTTCATTACAACCGGCCGGGGCTGCGGCAACTGCTCAGGCGGAATTACCGGTGGGCCTTCACGGCGGTCGAGAGCAAGTCGCAGACGGGCGCCGCACGCTATGCATGGCTCTACCGGTATCCGCGCCTGCTCATCGTGGCGAGCCCGGCGCTCGCGGTGGCGCACACGGCCTTCATCGTGGGCTGCTGGGTGCGGGCCGGCGTGCTCGAGCCGGTGCTGATGCTGCCGATGATCTTCGCCTCGCGCCTCGCGTACTGCGCCGGGATGGCGGCGGGCGGGCTCCGGTGGCTCCGGGCGCGCGAAACGGGTGCCTCGAGCTACGCACCGACATGGCGGTGA